A DNA window from candidate division WOR-3 bacterium contains the following coding sequences:
- a CDS encoding DUF503 domain-containing protein, whose amino-acid sequence MFIGMLLIDCLLGNGHSLKEKRRYLMRLSQRIKNNFNVAIGEVGGENLWQRSSLLILTMNTSQNVLRKNLERIIQMMEREPYFQLLSYEIKDLSINHFLNR is encoded by the coding sequence ATGTTCATCGGGATGCTTTTGATTGACTGCCTTTTAGGTAATGGCCACTCCCTCAAGGAGAAGCGACGCTATCTTATGCGTCTTTCCCAAAGGATAAAGAATAATTTTAATGTGGCGATTGGTGAGGTGGGGGGAGAAAATCTTTGGCAGAGGTCTTCCCTCTTAATTTTAACTATGAATACCTCTCAGAATGTTTTAAGAAAGAATTTAGAGAGGATCATCCAAATGATGGAAAGGGAACCTTATTTCCAACTCCTCTCCTACGAAATTAAAGATTTAAGTATTAATCATTTCTTAAACAGATGA
- a CDS encoding secondary thiamine-phosphate synthase enzyme YjbQ: MIYRIEIQTHHRNELLDITDKVSEVIKKSNVKSGTAIIFVPHTTAAITLNENYDPSVVRDITDNLSRLFPKSGHYAHTEGNADAHIKSALIGASQVVFFENGQILFGTWQGIFFCEFDGPRRREVFVKIISD, from the coding sequence ATGATTTACCGGATTGAGATCCAAACTCACCACCGAAACGAACTTTTAGACATTACCGATAAGGTGAGTGAGGTAATTAAAAAGAGCAACGTTAAAAGCGGCACGGCAATTATTTTTGTGCCCCATACAACAGCGGCTATTACCCTAAATGAGAATTACGACCCGAGTGTGGTTCGGGATATTACCGATAACTTATCCCGGCTCTTCCCAAAAAGTGGTCATTATGCCCATACCGAAGGTAATGCGGATGCCCATATCAAATCCGCTCTTATTGGGGCTAGTCAAGTGGTCTTCTTTGAAAATGGCCAAATCTTATTTGGCACCTGGCAGGGAATTTTTTTCTGTGAGTTTGATGGTCCGAGACGGCGGGAAGTTTTTGTCAAAATTATTTCTGATTAG
- a CDS encoding VTT domain-containing protein, with product MGLISRKIIFLISLFLLIFLLLYLSFRGTQKIELSALLSIRERVRQFPILSPFLFFLSQILQILFPIIPGNVLNFAGGYIFGVGMGSLFSILGVLSGSLIAFLLSRHLGRKVLKFFIRGERLKRFDQKIKEFGPFLFFLLFLIPNPLGDLLYYLYGLTDLPFSFFLPAVLIARSPGIIFSSYLGAKALSFTVWEWLVFGCLLFLLVALFYLFQDKILLLIYRKVANQK from the coding sequence TTGGGACTCATTAGCCGAAAGATAATTTTCCTCATTTCTCTTTTCCTTTTAATCTTCTTGCTCCTCTATCTCTCTTTCCGCGGGACACAAAAAATTGAACTTTCCGCTCTCCTCTCCATCCGCGAGAGGGTTCGCCAATTCCCCATTCTCTCTCCCTTCCTCTTTTTTCTCAGCCAAATTTTACAAATTCTCTTCCCCATCATTCCGGGTAATGTATTGAATTTCGCTGGCGGTTATATCTTTGGGGTGGGAATGGGTAGTCTCTTCTCCATACTCGGTGTTCTATCCGGTTCCCTAATCGCCTTCCTTTTGAGCCGACACTTGGGGAGAAAGGTCCTGAAATTCTTTATCAGAGGAGAGAGATTAAAAAGGTTTGATCAAAAAATAAAAGAGTTCGGACCTTTTCTCTTTTTTCTCCTCTTTTTAATCCCCAATCCGCTCGGCGACCTTCTCTATTATCTCTACGGTTTAACCGACCTTCCTTTTTCCTTTTTTCTACCGGCTGTTTTGATTGCTCGTTCGCCCGGAATAATCTTTTCCTCCTATTTGGGAGCAAAAGCCCTCTCTTTCACAGTTTGGGAGTGGCTCGTTTTTGGTTGCCTCCTCTTCCTACTCGTTGCCCTCTTCTATCTTTTCCAAGATAAGATTCTTCTCTTAATTTATCGGAAGGTGGCTAATCAGAAATAA
- a CDS encoding ZIP family metal transporter encodes MVRTVIPTIFLILLSTLVVSLLSLVGIFFILLKERTLTSLLSHLIAFAGGILFSVSFLHLLPEAIEEISPFTAFFFFILGFLAFYLLERFLLWHHCHKRECPTHPLTYLNLYGDGLHNFIDGIIIAGGYLSGLVSGIIVTLATIAHELPQEIGDFSLLLYGGFSKRKALTYNFLSACTALLGAFLGFFLFSQLNSLLPYLLATAAGNFTYIATSDIIPELHKEENRKKSFVSFLFFLFGLSLILLLQKTILGTH; translated from the coding sequence GTGGTCAGAACTGTAATACCTACCATCTTTTTAATCCTTCTGAGCACCTTGGTTGTCAGTCTACTATCCTTGGTGGGCATCTTTTTTATCCTCCTAAAGGAAAGGACTTTAACCTCCCTCCTCTCCCACCTTATCGCCTTTGCCGGAGGTATTCTCTTCTCCGTCTCCTTCCTCCATCTCTTACCGGAGGCGATAGAAGAGATAAGTCCTTTTACCGCTTTCTTCTTCTTCATCTTAGGTTTTTTAGCCTTCTATCTCCTGGAACGTTTTCTCCTCTGGCACCATTGCCACAAAAGAGAATGCCCCACCCATCCTTTAACCTATCTCAATCTTTATGGTGACGGTTTGCATAACTTTATTGACGGCATAATTATCGCTGGTGGTTACCTCTCCGGCCTCGTCTCCGGCATCATTGTTACTCTCGCTACCATTGCCCACGAATTACCCCAAGAGATTGGCGACTTTTCCCTTCTCCTTTACGGAGGATTCTCAAAAAGGAAGGCTTTAACCTACAATTTCCTCTCCGCCTGCACCGCCCTCCTTGGCGCCTTCCTCGGGTTCTTTCTCTTCTCCCAACTCAACTCCTTACTTCCTTACCTTTTGGCGACCGCGGCCGGTAATTTTACCTACATCGCTACCTCCGATATCATCCCGGAACTGCACAAAGAAGAGAACCGGAAGAAATCATTTGTCTCTTTTTTGTTCTTCCTCTTCGGTCTCTCTTTGATTCTTCTCCTCCAAAAGACAATCCTTGGGACTCATTAG
- a CDS encoding DUF5668 domain-containing protein, with the protein MMILGIFLILIGLFIWLERIGFPHFALAKNWPLLLIIFGFWILIKGLKKKRRKVKID; encoded by the coding sequence ATGATGATCTTGGGGATATTTTTAATTTTAATTGGTCTTTTCATCTGGCTGGAAAGGATCGGTTTTCCTCATTTCGCCTTAGCCAAAAATTGGCCCCTTCTCCTTATCATCTTTGGCTTCTGGATTTTGATTAAAGGGTTAAAAAAGAAGCGAAGGAAAGTTAAAATTGATTAA
- a CDS encoding peptidylprolyl isomerase: protein MKILILFLCLFLFCGPKKTERLETKREEKTETEATKKVERKTYLLIAVKDFGEIKIELFPHIAPKNCANIIKLAKEGFYNGLTFHRVVPDFVIQGGDPKGDGTGGPGYEVEAEISNLKHKRGTVAMARRGDMVNPERKSSGSQFYICLRDLPSLDNAYTIIGQVVEGMESVDKIAQVERDPRDKPIKPVVMEKVTVIEE from the coding sequence ATGAAGATATTAATTCTCTTTCTTTGTCTTTTTCTCTTTTGCGGTCCAAAAAAGACGGAAAGATTAGAAACTAAAAGAGAAGAGAAGACGGAGACTGAGGCGACGAAAAAAGTGGAGAGGAAAACATACCTCTTGATTGCGGTAAAGGATTTCGGAGAGATAAAGATTGAACTCTTCCCTCACATCGCCCCCAAAAACTGTGCCAATATTATCAAATTGGCGAAGGAAGGTTTCTATAATGGCTTGACTTTCCACCGCGTCGTTCCCGATTTTGTGATTCAGGGTGGCGACCCAAAAGGGGATGGGACCGGTGGTCCCGGTTACGAAGTGGAGGCAGAAATCAGCAATCTAAAACACAAAAGGGGAACAGTGGCAATGGCGCGCCGGGGGGATATGGTGAATCCGGAAAGGAAGTCAAGCGGGAGTCAGTTTTATATCTGCCTGAGGGATTTACCCTCTTTAGATAATGCCTATACCATTATCGGGCAGGTAGTGGAGGGAATGGAGAGTGTGGATAAAATCGCCCAAGTAGAGAGAGACCCTCGGGATAAACCGATAAAGCCGGTGGTGATGGAGAAGGTGACAGTGATTGAAGAGTAG